One region of Trichosurus vulpecula isolate mTriVul1 chromosome 1, mTriVul1.pri, whole genome shotgun sequence genomic DNA includes:
- the LOC118833355 gene encoding 60S ribosomal protein L10-like isoform X2 yields the protein MGRSPSSCYRYFKNKPYPKSRFCRGFPDAKIRIFDLALEAARICANSYMVKSCGKDGFHIHVQLHPFHVICINKMLSRAGADRLQTGMWEAFGKPQGTVARVHIGQVFMSIGTTVQNKDHVIEALRRAKFKFPGRQKIHISKKWGFTKFNADEFEDMIAEK from the exons ATGGGCCGTAGTCCCTCCAGCTGTtataggtattttaaaaataagccgTACCCAAAGTCCCGTTTCTGCAGGGGATTTCCTGATGCCAAGATACGAATCTTTGATCTTg CCTTAGAGGCCGCTCGGATCTGTGCCAACAGTTACATGGTGAAGAGTTGTGGCAAGGATGGCTTTCATATTCATGTGCAGCTACACCCATTTCATGTCATCTGCATCAATAAGATGTTGTCACGTGCTGGGGCTGATAGGCTCCAGACTGGCATGTGGGAAGCTTTTGGGAAGCCCCAGGGCACTGTAGCCCGTGTACACATTGGCCAAGTTTTCATGTCGATTGGAACCACAGTTCAGAATAAAGACCATGTGATTGAAGCTTTGCGGAGAGCCAAGTTCAAGTTCCCTGGCCGCCAGAAGATCCACATCTCCAAGAAATGGGGTTTCACCAAGTTCAATGCTGATGAATTTGAGGATATGATAGCTGAGAAGTGA
- the LOC118833355 gene encoding 60S ribosomal protein L10-like isoform X1: protein MGRSPSSCYRYFKNKPYPKSRFCRGFPDAKIRIFDLGRKKAKVDEFPLCGHMVSDEYEQLSSEALEAARICANSYMVKSCGKDGFHIHVQLHPFHVICINKMLSRAGADRLQTGMWEAFGKPQGTVARVHIGQVFMSIGTTVQNKDHVIEALRRAKFKFPGRQKIHISKKWGFTKFNADEFEDMIAEK, encoded by the coding sequence ATGGGCCGTAGTCCCTCCAGCTGTtataggtattttaaaaataagccgTACCCAAAGTCCCGTTTCTGCAGGGGATTTCCTGATGCCAAGATACGAATCTTTGATCTTggtagaaagaaagcaaaagtggATGAATTTCCATTGTGCGGCCACATGGTGTCGGATGAATATGAACAGCTGTCATCAGAAGCCTTAGAGGCCGCTCGGATCTGTGCCAACAGTTACATGGTGAAGAGTTGTGGCAAGGATGGCTTTCATATTCATGTGCAGCTACACCCATTTCATGTCATCTGCATCAATAAGATGTTGTCACGTGCTGGGGCTGATAGGCTCCAGACTGGCATGTGGGAAGCTTTTGGGAAGCCCCAGGGCACTGTAGCCCGTGTACACATTGGCCAAGTTTTCATGTCGATTGGAACCACAGTTCAGAATAAAGACCATGTGATTGAAGCTTTGCGGAGAGCCAAGTTCAAGTTCCCTGGCCGCCAGAAGATCCACATCTCCAAGAAATGGGGTTTCACCAAGTTCAATGCTGATGAATTTGAGGATATGATAGCTGAGAAGTGA